Part of the Deinococcus fonticola genome, CTGTTTCCCGGCGTGCCCACGCTGTACAACGCCATCAACAACCACCCCGACACGCCCAGGCATGACCTGAGCAGCATTCGCGCCTGCATCAGCGGCAGTGCGCCCCTGCTGCTGGAAACCGCGCACAAGTTCAAGTGGATCACCGGGGGCGCGAACCTGGTCGAGGGCTACGGCCTCACCGAGAGCAGCCCGGTCACGCACGTCAACCCCATTTTTGGTGAGCAGCAGGAAGGCAGCATTGGCCTGCCGCTGCCCGGCGTGGACGCGCTGATCATGAACGATGACGGCCAGCCCGTGCCGACAGGCGAACGCGGCGAACTGTGGGTGGCCGGCCCCATGGTGATGAAAGGCTACTGGCAGCGCCCCGAAGAGACCGCCCGTACCCTCGCCGAGCGCGGCGGCAAGGTCTGGCTGAAAACCGGCGACATCGCCACCATGGATGAACGCGGCTTTTTCAGAATCGTGGACCGTAAAAAAGACCTGATCATCGCCGGGGGCCACAACATCTATCCGCGCGAGGTCGAGGAAGTCCTGATGATGCACCCCGCCGTGCTGGAAGCAGCTGCCGTCGGCATTCCCGACGAGTACCGCGGCGAAAGCGTGCACGCCGTCCTGGCCCTGAAACCCGGCCAGAGCGTCACCGAGGCCGACATCCGGGCTTTTTGCAAACAGGAACTCAGCGCCTACAAGGTTCCCCGCAGCGTCGAATTCCGCAGCGAACTGCCCAAGACGGCCGCCCTGAAAATTCTGCGCCGCCAGCTCGCCCAGGAAGCCACCGAACGCGTCATTCAGGAACGGGCGCAGAAGAACCTGCCGCCGCAGGGCTAAGGAAGGCTGAGCGCAGTTCTCCGAATGATGCCCTGAAGGGGATCAGCGCCCCAGGCGGCGCCCTTCTCTCCTTTGGAGCTGTGCCCGTATGCTGCGCCACCTGGCAAGTCCATCCTGTTTATTCAACTTCGCCCGGCCAGGAAGCACTTCTCTTTCTGGCCAGCGTCACGCCGGTGGTGCTGTGGCAATGCACATGAACGCGCGTCTGCTCGCCCAGTTCGGTCTTGATGGCCTTCACGATGTCGTAGGCCGGCTGGGGCCTGAGCAGCGCGGCCATGTCCTTGAGGCACAGGCTGTCGCAGCCCAGGTCTACCAGGTCGCGGGCCAGTTGCACGTAGCCCTGCACGGTGTGCAGCGGGCTGACGGTGTAGCAGAGGGTGCCCTGCGCGTGCTTTCCGGCCCTTTTCACGGCGGCGATGCTGCGCTGCACGTTGCGCACGTCGTTCAGCGCATCGAACACGCGGTACACGTCCATACCGTTCTCGGCGGATTTCTCCACGAAGGCGTCCACCACGTCATCAGCGTAGTGGCGGTAGCCCAGCAGGTTCTGGCCGCGCAGCAGCATTTGCAGGCGGCTTTGCGGCATGAGCTTGCGAAAGGTACGTAGCCGTTCCCAGGGGTCTTCGTTCAGGAAGCGGATGCAGGCGTCGAAGGTCGCGCCGCCCCAGCACTCCACACTCCAGAAGCCCGCCGCGTCGATGTCGGCGCAGGCGCCCTGCATGTCCTCCAGCGCCATACGGGTCGCCATCAGGCTCTGGTGCGCGTCGCGCAGAGCGAGTTCGGTCACACCGATCACTCTCTTTTCCATGCCCTCATCATTCCACCGGTATGTCAAGAGTAAAGGGGCCAGGCAATTCCCGTCCACAGCCTGGAGACGATCTGAACCGAGATTGCCGACCACCACAAGAGTCTGCACAGAAAGCGTAGAATCTTGGGATCACCCGCAACTCCCGGCACTGCGCCAGCGCTGGGGACACTGGCATCACCTTAAAGGCGCCGCAGCACACGCTGGCGCGAGGTTCCGCTTTACAGTAAAGAAAACCCATGCCAGGAGGCCCCCATGCATCACCTGCTGTTCTACCGCTTTGCCTACGCCGACCACGCCGTGCGCCGCGAACCGTACCGCGCCGACCACCTCGCCCTGGCGCGCGAGGCCGCTGCACGCGGCGAACTGCTGCTGGGCGGCGCCCTGGCCGAACCGATGGACGGCGCAGTGCTGGTTTTCACGAGTGCCGAAGCGGCCAGCACGTTCGCGGAAGCCGACCCATACGTGCAAAGCGGCCTGGTGAAAAGCTGGGAAATCAGGCCCTGGACGACGGTGGTGGGGGCGCTGGTGAAATAAGCTGGCGGGAAAGCGCCGCCAGCCTCCTGCGTCTCCCGCCGTGCGTCTTTTCTGCTGCTCACTCCGGCGCGGGAAATACCGCCAGAGACAGAGCGGTACTTTTGTGGTTGATCTGAGTGGGCGGTTGACCTGCGTGGACAGGTGACCTGGGCGACAGGCAACGCCTGGCACCTGCGCGCCACCTTGTTTCCATTGCCCAGGAACCTGATTTGACCAGACTGGAAAAGCGGGGATGGCAGACGCGCGTTTTACCACCTGAATAGCCACCTCCATTTCGCTTCCCTGGCTCCGCGCTATCCTTGCTCCTATCGCACCTGTCCGGTGCGGTCATCCAGACTCGCCAGAGGGTGTTTCCTGCCCGACTGCACGGCGGAGCAACCGGCCTTCATTGCGGCACGGTGCTTTCAGGAAAGGTTCGCGTGGGTGCACCGACGATGGTGCGAGCGAACACGATGGCCCAGCGGAGGCGCCCAAGCGCATAGACACCGGAGGTCGCCTGTCAGCGGCTTTTTTTCATGGAGTGAACATTTTGAGCAGCATGAGCACGACGAACCTTCGCGCCGAAGCGCGAAAACGCATCCTGATT contains:
- a CDS encoding YciI-like protein, which gives rise to MHHLLFYRFAYADHAVRREPYRADHLALAREAAARGELLLGGALAEPMDGAVLVFTSAEAASTFAEADPYVQSGLVKSWEIRPWTTVVGALVK